One region of Primulina tabacum isolate GXHZ01 chromosome 1, ASM2559414v2, whole genome shotgun sequence genomic DNA includes:
- the LOC142537611 gene encoding pumilio homolog 4 isoform X1, with the protein MRHSNSKGNLGSGGSLEKELELLILQQQQQQNRSLILERERDLNINRSGSAPPTVEGALRIAGNLFMYPNAVQFDGSGSSSDTSASLDVLSEEQIRSHPLYLEYYYSHENLNPRLPPPLLSKEDWRVAQRIRAAGFCLSGIGDLQNKDFADNGGNLSLFSMPPNLPVKKMEDETMELRKTALRNISRKNSAEFLNKSSTGLIEGSSSGMGARRKSFADILQEKVGQPSPSHLARPASHDSVSEASDLTKIPNTKAAETRKTEQSSEVMLPKKAFTDFSSNQNTDSGLPSSFVSSARNGVHQAGINSVTSGAHNIPSSSIFELAGISDSLSGLSMSKGKLHAEDILKSSPHMGMPPGFVQNRQQHNIDKSIAEMLVNNVSYAELARDNELIRGLNIQKALLNERASFPRRSSSTSNLQSQLNPAHFATLDDINILRQCGNFPGLDVPSHGHSGYSANPKYGMMINNDLVPGSLLTGAIEDQLKFISSNQTGLHFPVMDPLLIQYMQKISNQEKSVQHISGNSYPGKYYAGSPHSHEDLQALEKAYLEALLLRQKHQYQSPFLQMPSSINQLYNASPAIGGASSYHENQVLNSAHSPVTSRSPTFHDEKSSSHPSKLKSVNEESTGLLHSQTGSNIKRRSESLLDLVKNNKTKSLELSDVFSHVIEFSMDQHGSRFIQQKLETATVNEKIKIFSEIIPHAHNLMTDVFGNYVIQKFLEHGTDSQRKELARHLIGHVLSLSLQMYGCRVIQKALEVVDVEQQTEMVKELDGSVLKCVRDQNGNHVIQKCIECIPQDRIQSIISSLLGQVVNLSTHAYGCRVIQRVLEYCGDTKNQQIIMDEIMSSVCNLALDQYGNYVIQHVLQHGKPHERAEIIRKLAGQIVKMSQQKYASNVIEKCLTFGGPEERKLLVNEILGTTDENEPLQAMMKDQFGNYVVQRVLETCDDQSRELILSRIKVHLNTLKKYTYGKHIVSLVEKLVATGEKHIGQSSSNPSSK; encoded by the exons ATGAGACACTCGAATTCGAAGGGAAATTTAGGGAGTGGTGGTAGCTTAGAGAAGGAACTTGAACTCTTGATTCTGCAACAGCAACAACAGCAGAATCGTAGTTTAATTCTTGAGAGGGagagagatttgaatataaataggAGTGGCAGCGCCCCTCCGACGGTGGAGGGTGCATTACGCATTGCCGGGAATCTTTTTATGTATCCCAATGCTGTGCAATTTGATGGAAGTGGTAGTAGCAGTGACACCAGTGCTAGCCTGGACGTGCTTTCAGAAGAGCAAATTCGATCACATCCCTTGTATTTGGAATACTATTATTCGCATGAGAATCTGAATCCTAGACTTCCCCCTCCTTTGTTGTCGAAAGAGGATTGGCGGGTTGCTCAGAGGATCAGGGCAGCAGGGTTTTGTTTGAGCGGCATTGGAGATTTGCAGAATAAAGATTTCGCGGATAATGGCGGCAACCTGTCATTGTTCTCAATGCCGCCTAACTTGCCTGTCAAAAAAATGGAAGACGAAACAATGGAGTTGAGGAAGACTGCTTTAAGAAATATTTCAAGGAAAAATTCTGCCGAATTTCTCAACAAAAGTTCCACTGGTTTAATTGAGGGCTCGAGTTCTGGAATGGGAGCTAGAAGAAAGAGTTTTGCAGATATACTCCAG GAAAAGGTTGGTCAGCCCTCGCCATCACATCTCGCTCGCCCTGCAAGCCACGACTCAGTTAGTGAAGCTTCTGATTTGACCAAAATTCCTAATACTAAAGCAGCAGAGACACGAAAAACAGAACAATCTTCTGAAGTAATGCTTCCTAAGAAAGCTTTTACAGACTTCTCTAGCAATCAGAATACGGATTCAGGCCTCCCTAGTTCCTTTGTATCTTCTGCTCGTAATGGTGTTCACCAAGCTGGCATCAATTCAGTGACTTCGGGTGCCCATAATATTCCTTCATCCAGCATTTTTGAGCTGGCTGGCATTTCCGATTCTCTCTCTGGATTAAGCATGTCTAAAGGTAAACTTCACGCTGAAGATATTTTGAAGTCTTCTCCTCACATGGGAATGCCTCCTGGTTTTGTACAGAATCGACAACAGCATAACATTGACAAGTCAATAGCAGAAATGTTGGTTAATAACGTCAGCTATGCTGAGTTAGCGAGAGATAATGAGCTAATTAGAGGCCTTAATATCCAAAAGGCACTTCTCAATGAGCGAGCAAGTTTTCCTAGAAGGTCATCTTCTACAAGTAATCTTCAGTCTCAACTGAATCCTGCGCACTTTGCAACGCTGGATGATATAAATATCTTGCGTCAGTGTGGTAACTTTCCTGGTcttgatgtgcctagtcatggACATAGTGGATACTCAGCTAATCCAAAATATGGTATGATGATTAACAATGATCTTGTTCCAG GTTCACTTTTGACTGGTGCTATTGAAGATCAACTGAAATTTATAAGTAGCAACCAGACAGGTCTTCATTTTCCTGTTATGGATCCGCTACTAATTCAATATATGCAGAAAATATCCAATCAAGAAAAGAGTGTTCAGCATATTTCAGGAAATTCTTACCCAGGAAAGTACTATGCTGGTAGTCCCCATAGCCATGAGGATTTGCAAGCTTTGGAGAAAGCTTATCTTGAGGCACTGCTTTTGCGACAGAAACATCAATATCAGTCACCCTTTTTACAAATGCCTAGCAGTATTAATCAACTGTACAATGCAAGCCCTGCAATTGGAGGTGCTTCTTCATACCACGAAAATCAAGTGCTAAATTCGGCACATTCCCCAGTCACTTCTAGAAGTCCTACATTCCATGATGAGAAAAGTTCATCACATCCCTCAAAGTTGAAAAGTGTAAATGAAGAATCCACTGGTTTGCtgcattcacaaactggaagcAATATTAAAAGAAGGTCAGAATCACTATTAGATTTGGTCAAGAACAATAAGACCAAATCGTTGGAACTTTCAGATGTATTCAGTCATGTCATTGAGTTCAG TATGGATCAGCACGGAAGTCGCTTCATTCAGCAGAAGCTAGAGACTGCCACTGTCAATGAGAAGATCAAGATATTCTCGGAGATTATTCCTCATGCTCATAACTTGATGACCGATGTCTTTGGGAATTATGTCATACAAAAA TTCTTGGAGCATGGAACTGATAGTCAGCGAAAGGAGTTAGCCAGGCACCTGATTGGTCATGTTTTATCTCTCAGTCTACAGATGTATGGTTGCAGAGTTATACAGAAG GCCTTGGAAGTGGTTGATGTCGAGCAGCAGACTGAGATGGTAAAGGAGCTTGATGGTTCAGTGCTCAAATGTGTTCGTGATCAGAATGGTAATCATGTAATTCAGAAATGCATCGAGTGTATTCCTCAAGATCGAATTCAAAGTATAATATCATCATTGTTGGGGCAAGTTGTGAATTTATCCACACATGCTTATGGCTGTCGTGTCATTCAG AGGGTTCTCGAGTATTGTGGTGACACAAAGAATCAACAAATCATCATGGATGAAATAATGAGCTCAGTTTGTAACCTAGCGCTGGACCAATATGGGAATTATGTCATTCAG CATGTTTTGCAGCATGGTAAACCACATGAGCGAGCAGAGATTATCCGAAAGCTTGCTGGACAAATTGTGAAGATGAGTCAACAAAAATATGCCTCCAATGTTATTGAAAAGTGCTTGACGTTTGGTGGTCCAGAAGAACGTAAACTCTTGGTGAATGAGATTCTTGGCACAACCGATGAAAATGAGCCATTACAG GCTATGATGAAAGATCAATTTGGAAATTACGTCGTCCAAAGGGTACTGGAGACTTGTGATGATCAGAGCCGTGAATTGATCCTTTCTCGCATCAAGGTTCACCTGAATACACTCAAGAAATATACTTACGGCAAACACATTGTTTCCCTTGTCGAAAAGCTCGTTGCAACTGGAG AGAAGCACATAGGGCAATCCTCATCTAATCCCTCTTCGAAATGA
- the LOC142537611 gene encoding pumilio homolog 4 isoform X2, whose product MRHSNSKGNLGSGGSLEKELELLILQQQQQQNRSLILERERDLNINRSGSAPPTVEGALRIAGNLFMYPNAVQFDGSGSSSDTSASLDVLSEEQIRSHPLYLEYYYSHENLNPRLPPPLLSKEDWRVAQRIRAAGFCLSGIGDLQNKDFADNGGNLSLFSMPPNLPVKKMEDETMELRKTALRNISRKNSAEFLNKSSTGLIEGSSSGMGARRKSFADILQEKVGQPSPSHLARPASHDSVSEASDLTKIPNTKAAETRKTEQSSEVMLPKKAFTDFSSNQNTDSGLPSSFVSSARNGVHQAGINSVTSGAHNIPSSSIFELAGISDSLSGLSMSKGKLHAEDILKSSPHMGMPPGFVQNRQQHNIDKSIAEMLVNNVSYAELARDNELIRGLNIQKALLNERASFPRRSSSTSNLQSQLNPAHFATLDDINILRQCGNFPGLDVPSHGHSGYSANPKYGSLLTGAIEDQLKFISSNQTGLHFPVMDPLLIQYMQKISNQEKSVQHISGNSYPGKYYAGSPHSHEDLQALEKAYLEALLLRQKHQYQSPFLQMPSSINQLYNASPAIGGASSYHENQVLNSAHSPVTSRSPTFHDEKSSSHPSKLKSVNEESTGLLHSQTGSNIKRRSESLLDLVKNNKTKSLELSDVFSHVIEFSMDQHGSRFIQQKLETATVNEKIKIFSEIIPHAHNLMTDVFGNYVIQKFLEHGTDSQRKELARHLIGHVLSLSLQMYGCRVIQKALEVVDVEQQTEMVKELDGSVLKCVRDQNGNHVIQKCIECIPQDRIQSIISSLLGQVVNLSTHAYGCRVIQRVLEYCGDTKNQQIIMDEIMSSVCNLALDQYGNYVIQHVLQHGKPHERAEIIRKLAGQIVKMSQQKYASNVIEKCLTFGGPEERKLLVNEILGTTDENEPLQAMMKDQFGNYVVQRVLETCDDQSRELILSRIKVHLNTLKKYTYGKHIVSLVEKLVATGEKHIGQSSSNPSSK is encoded by the exons ATGAGACACTCGAATTCGAAGGGAAATTTAGGGAGTGGTGGTAGCTTAGAGAAGGAACTTGAACTCTTGATTCTGCAACAGCAACAACAGCAGAATCGTAGTTTAATTCTTGAGAGGGagagagatttgaatataaataggAGTGGCAGCGCCCCTCCGACGGTGGAGGGTGCATTACGCATTGCCGGGAATCTTTTTATGTATCCCAATGCTGTGCAATTTGATGGAAGTGGTAGTAGCAGTGACACCAGTGCTAGCCTGGACGTGCTTTCAGAAGAGCAAATTCGATCACATCCCTTGTATTTGGAATACTATTATTCGCATGAGAATCTGAATCCTAGACTTCCCCCTCCTTTGTTGTCGAAAGAGGATTGGCGGGTTGCTCAGAGGATCAGGGCAGCAGGGTTTTGTTTGAGCGGCATTGGAGATTTGCAGAATAAAGATTTCGCGGATAATGGCGGCAACCTGTCATTGTTCTCAATGCCGCCTAACTTGCCTGTCAAAAAAATGGAAGACGAAACAATGGAGTTGAGGAAGACTGCTTTAAGAAATATTTCAAGGAAAAATTCTGCCGAATTTCTCAACAAAAGTTCCACTGGTTTAATTGAGGGCTCGAGTTCTGGAATGGGAGCTAGAAGAAAGAGTTTTGCAGATATACTCCAG GAAAAGGTTGGTCAGCCCTCGCCATCACATCTCGCTCGCCCTGCAAGCCACGACTCAGTTAGTGAAGCTTCTGATTTGACCAAAATTCCTAATACTAAAGCAGCAGAGACACGAAAAACAGAACAATCTTCTGAAGTAATGCTTCCTAAGAAAGCTTTTACAGACTTCTCTAGCAATCAGAATACGGATTCAGGCCTCCCTAGTTCCTTTGTATCTTCTGCTCGTAATGGTGTTCACCAAGCTGGCATCAATTCAGTGACTTCGGGTGCCCATAATATTCCTTCATCCAGCATTTTTGAGCTGGCTGGCATTTCCGATTCTCTCTCTGGATTAAGCATGTCTAAAGGTAAACTTCACGCTGAAGATATTTTGAAGTCTTCTCCTCACATGGGAATGCCTCCTGGTTTTGTACAGAATCGACAACAGCATAACATTGACAAGTCAATAGCAGAAATGTTGGTTAATAACGTCAGCTATGCTGAGTTAGCGAGAGATAATGAGCTAATTAGAGGCCTTAATATCCAAAAGGCACTTCTCAATGAGCGAGCAAGTTTTCCTAGAAGGTCATCTTCTACAAGTAATCTTCAGTCTCAACTGAATCCTGCGCACTTTGCAACGCTGGATGATATAAATATCTTGCGTCAGTGTGGTAACTTTCCTGGTcttgatgtgcctagtcatggACATAGTGGATACTCAGCTAATCCAAAATATG GTTCACTTTTGACTGGTGCTATTGAAGATCAACTGAAATTTATAAGTAGCAACCAGACAGGTCTTCATTTTCCTGTTATGGATCCGCTACTAATTCAATATATGCAGAAAATATCCAATCAAGAAAAGAGTGTTCAGCATATTTCAGGAAATTCTTACCCAGGAAAGTACTATGCTGGTAGTCCCCATAGCCATGAGGATTTGCAAGCTTTGGAGAAAGCTTATCTTGAGGCACTGCTTTTGCGACAGAAACATCAATATCAGTCACCCTTTTTACAAATGCCTAGCAGTATTAATCAACTGTACAATGCAAGCCCTGCAATTGGAGGTGCTTCTTCATACCACGAAAATCAAGTGCTAAATTCGGCACATTCCCCAGTCACTTCTAGAAGTCCTACATTCCATGATGAGAAAAGTTCATCACATCCCTCAAAGTTGAAAAGTGTAAATGAAGAATCCACTGGTTTGCtgcattcacaaactggaagcAATATTAAAAGAAGGTCAGAATCACTATTAGATTTGGTCAAGAACAATAAGACCAAATCGTTGGAACTTTCAGATGTATTCAGTCATGTCATTGAGTTCAG TATGGATCAGCACGGAAGTCGCTTCATTCAGCAGAAGCTAGAGACTGCCACTGTCAATGAGAAGATCAAGATATTCTCGGAGATTATTCCTCATGCTCATAACTTGATGACCGATGTCTTTGGGAATTATGTCATACAAAAA TTCTTGGAGCATGGAACTGATAGTCAGCGAAAGGAGTTAGCCAGGCACCTGATTGGTCATGTTTTATCTCTCAGTCTACAGATGTATGGTTGCAGAGTTATACAGAAG GCCTTGGAAGTGGTTGATGTCGAGCAGCAGACTGAGATGGTAAAGGAGCTTGATGGTTCAGTGCTCAAATGTGTTCGTGATCAGAATGGTAATCATGTAATTCAGAAATGCATCGAGTGTATTCCTCAAGATCGAATTCAAAGTATAATATCATCATTGTTGGGGCAAGTTGTGAATTTATCCACACATGCTTATGGCTGTCGTGTCATTCAG AGGGTTCTCGAGTATTGTGGTGACACAAAGAATCAACAAATCATCATGGATGAAATAATGAGCTCAGTTTGTAACCTAGCGCTGGACCAATATGGGAATTATGTCATTCAG CATGTTTTGCAGCATGGTAAACCACATGAGCGAGCAGAGATTATCCGAAAGCTTGCTGGACAAATTGTGAAGATGAGTCAACAAAAATATGCCTCCAATGTTATTGAAAAGTGCTTGACGTTTGGTGGTCCAGAAGAACGTAAACTCTTGGTGAATGAGATTCTTGGCACAACCGATGAAAATGAGCCATTACAG GCTATGATGAAAGATCAATTTGGAAATTACGTCGTCCAAAGGGTACTGGAGACTTGTGATGATCAGAGCCGTGAATTGATCCTTTCTCGCATCAAGGTTCACCTGAATACACTCAAGAAATATACTTACGGCAAACACATTGTTTCCCTTGTCGAAAAGCTCGTTGCAACTGGAG AGAAGCACATAGGGCAATCCTCATCTAATCCCTCTTCGAAATGA